Proteins from one Juglans microcarpa x Juglans regia isolate MS1-56 chromosome 1S, Jm3101_v1.0, whole genome shotgun sequence genomic window:
- the LOC121246703 gene encoding F-box protein GID2-like, whose amino-acid sequence MVLIPTQTPCVGVKAYRSFRLNILSHSFLSPHTNALEAKAQLERDCNIPRVCDRKMKRALHFSEFLEAGDYKRKRTKLSDEQEEKREEDRFVNLNEDLLFEVLKHVDAGTLATAACVSKKWRNTANDERLWEMICTRHCANVGCGSDQLRSVVLALGGFRRLHAFCLWPLLKTSSSRTLSASSFPSKKGCRSWGKDEVQLSLSLLSIRYYEKMDCSSQACSNRKC is encoded by the coding sequence ATGGTCCTAATACCAACCCAGACACCTTGCGTTGGAGTGAAGGCATACCGGTCATTCCGCTTAAACATACTTTCTCATAGTTTCCTTTCCCCACACACGAACGCACTCGAAGCGAAGGCACAGCTTGAAAGGGACTGCAATATTCCTCGCGTCTGTGATCGGAAAATGAAGCGAGCACTCCACTTCAGCGAGTTTCTCGAGGCCGGAGACTATAAGAGAAAGAGAACAAAGCTCTCAGACGAACAAGAAGAGAAGCGCGAAGAGGATAGGTTCGTGAACCTTAACGAAGATTTACTGTTTGAGGTACTGAAGCACGTGGACGCGGGCACGCTAGCTACGGCGGCGTGCGTTAGCAAGAAGTGGCGGAACACGGCGAACGACGAGAGGTTATGGGAGATGATCTGCACGCGCCACTGTGCTAACGTTGGGTGCGGGAGCGACCAGCTCCGCTCAGTGGTCCTCGCTCTCGGAGGCTTCCGTCGGCTCCACGCGTTCTGCCTCTGGCCGCTCCTCAAAACCTCGTCGTCGCGCACTCTCTCAGCGTCGTCGTTCCCGTCGAAGAAGGGGTGTCGGAGTTGGGGGAAAGATGAGGTTCAGCTCTCGCTGTCGCTGCTGTCCATTCGGTACTACGAGAAGATGGATTGCAGTTCCCAAGCTTGTTCGAATAGAAAATGTTGA
- the LOC121246702 gene encoding uncharacterized protein LOC121246702, whose product MTTAHKYYAFFVLFLFLNSIFIATEARPFNVMETRSAANHGGCGGFFDGLSLKAIKQSGPSPGDGHKFTQQQTLGGIKQSGPSPGDGHKFTQQQTLGGIKQSGPSPGDGHKFTEQQTLGGIKESGPSPGDGHKFTEQQTLGGIKESGPSPGDGHKFTEQQTLGGIKESGPSPGDGHKFTEQQTLGGIKKSGPSPGDGHKFTEQQILGGIKDSGPSPGQGHNHVNGVHE is encoded by the coding sequence ATGACAACCGCCCACAAATACTACGCCTTTTTTGTGCTTTTTCTGTTCCTGAACTCTATTTTCATTGCAACTGAAGCCCGTCCCTTCAATGTCATGGAGACTCGAAGCGCTGCTAATCATGGAGGTTGTGGGGGTTTCTTTGATGGTTTGTCTCTCAAAGCAATCAAGCAATCGGGCCCGAGTCCTGGAGATGGGCATAAGTTTACACAACAGCAGACCCTTGGAGGAATCAAGCAATCGGGCCCGAGTCCTGGAGATGGGCATAAGTTTACACAACAGCAGACCCTTGGAGGAATCAAGCAATCGGGCCCGAGTCCTGGCGATGGACACAAGTTTACAGAACAGCAGACTCTTGGTGGAATCAAGGAATCTGGCCCCAGTCCTGGTGACGGACACAAGTTTACAGAACAGCAGACTCTTGGTGGAATCAAGGAATCTGGCCCCAGTCCTGGTGACGGACACAAGTTTACAGAACAGCAGACTCTTGGTGGAATCAAAGAATCTGGCCCCAGTCCTGGTGACGGACACAAGTTTACAGAACAGCAGACTCTTGGTGGAATCAAGAAATCTGGCCCCAGTCCTGGTGACGGACACAAGTTTACAGAACAGCAAATTCTTGGAGGAATTAAGGATTCTGGCCCAAGCCCTGGCCAGGGTCACAACCATGTTAATGGCGTGCACGAGTGA